Proteins encoded together in one Camelina sativa cultivar DH55 chromosome 9, Cs, whole genome shotgun sequence window:
- the LOC104714999 gene encoding MLP-like protein 328, translating to MAATCARVGIRVPGGADSNVLSSCVSGVNDGTADKHYKRWRNENHLFPDAVGHHIQGVSVHDGEWDSHGGIKIWNYTLDGKEEIVKERREMDDENKTMKVIGLEGHVMEQFKVYEVDFQFIPKSEDDCTCKITMIWEKHNDEFPEPGSYMQLLNSMVVDMEDHVLKA from the exons ATGGCCGCTACCTGTGCTCGTGTTGGTATCAGAGTGCCCGGAGGAGCTGATAGCAATGTTTTGAGCAGTTGCGTTTCCGGAGTTAACGACG GAACGGCGGACAAACACTACAAGAGGTGGAGGAACGAGAACCATCTCTTTCCTGACGCTGTTGGTCACCACATCCAAGGTGTTAGTGTTCACGACGGCGAATGGGACTCTCATGGGGGCATCAAGATTTGGAACTACACCTTAG ATGGAAAGGAAGAGATAGTCaaggagaggagagagatgGACGATGAGAATAAGACAATGAAGGTTATAGGACTGGAAGGTCACGTTATGGAGCAGTTCAAGGTGTATGAAGTTGACTTCCAATTTATACCAAAGTCTGAAGATGATTGCACCTGCAAGATCACTATGATATGGGAGAAGCACAACGATGAATTCCCAGAACCAGGCAGCTACATGCAGCTCCTCAACAGCATGGTTGTTGACATGGAAGACCACGTCCTCAAAGCTTAA